In Limosilactobacillus sp. WILCCON 0051, a single window of DNA contains:
- the nhaC gene encoding Na+/H+ antiporter NhaC, whose translation MTKKIEFKESVAILLIMLVILGSGVIGFGLSPQVPVLTVIAFLVFWLALRHVSWDDIMKGITKGISTAIIPIFIFILIGTLIAVWIQAGIIPSLMVLGFHLISARFFVPSVFIVCSLVGLAIGSGFTTVSTVGIALFGMGSTLGVNPALTAGAIISGAVFGDKMSPLSDSTNLASAVAEDDLFDHINNMMWSTIPAFLVSLIVFFFLGQSNKGTSLASIASVSSTLTKHFAVSWWAALPIVLMFICAWKKMPAIPTLFLNIIVSTVMIFINNPQLGVAKFATLIESGFVSKTGNKAVDALLTRGGISSMMGTVSLIIMTLALGGILMHMGIIESAMKPLVAKLNKPGRLITATIFAGIGVNLFVGEQYLSVILPGNAFKPAFKRIGLSPLALSRTLEDGGSVINYLIPWGVAGSFVASALGVPVLEFLPFTLFSLLSPLFSILSGFSGIGLKWQPGHGPKA comes from the coding sequence ATGACTAAGAAAATTGAATTTAAAGAATCTGTTGCAATCCTGTTGATCATGCTGGTTATCTTGGGCAGTGGCGTAATTGGCTTCGGTCTTTCGCCACAGGTACCGGTTTTGACCGTGATCGCGTTCCTGGTCTTCTGGCTGGCCCTGCGCCACGTATCTTGGGATGACATTATGAAAGGAATTACCAAGGGGATCTCCACTGCCATCATTCCCATCTTTATCTTTATTCTGATTGGGACTTTGATTGCCGTTTGGATTCAAGCTGGGATCATCCCTTCACTGATGGTCCTAGGTTTTCATTTAATCAGTGCCCGTTTCTTCGTGCCATCCGTCTTCATTGTCTGCTCACTGGTCGGCTTGGCAATCGGTTCTGGATTCACCACCGTTTCGACCGTGGGAATCGCCCTGTTTGGGATGGGATCAACTTTAGGCGTTAACCCAGCTTTAACGGCAGGGGCCATTATCTCCGGTGCCGTTTTTGGTGATAAGATGTCGCCGCTTTCTGATTCGACCAACCTGGCCTCGGCCGTTGCTGAAGACGACCTGTTTGATCACATTAACAATATGATGTGGTCCACCATCCCCGCTTTCTTGGTTTCTTTGATCGTCTTTTTCTTCTTGGGCCAAAGCAATAAGGGAACGTCACTTGCCAGCATCGCTTCAGTCAGTTCCACATTAACCAAACACTTTGCCGTTTCCTGGTGGGCGGCCTTGCCAATCGTTTTGATGTTTATCTGCGCCTGGAAAAAGATGCCGGCCATTCCTACCCTGTTTTTAAACATCATCGTTTCAACCGTGATGATCTTTATCAACAATCCACAGCTGGGTGTCGCTAAATTTGCCACCCTGATCGAAAGCGGCTTTGTCTCCAAGACCGGTAACAAGGCCGTCGATGCACTGCTGACCCGGGGCGGCATCTCCAGCATGATGGGGACCGTTTCTCTGATTATCATGACCTTGGCCCTTGGTGGGATTCTGATGCACATGGGAATCATTGAAAGCGCCATGAAGCCTTTAGTAGCTAAATTAAACAAACCAGGCCGTCTGATCACGGCAACGATCTTTGCGGGAATCGGCGTCAACCTGTTCGTCGGCGAGCAGTACCTTTCCGTCATCCTGCCTGGGAATGCCTTCAAGCCAGCCTTTAAGCGCATTGGTCTTTCCCCGTTGGCATTGAGTCGAACGCTGGAAGACGGGGGCAGCGTCATCAACTACCTGATTCCTTGGGGCGTGGCCGGTTCATTCGTTGCCTCTGCCCTGGGTGTCCCGGTATTGGAATTCCTGCCATTTACCCTGTTTAGTCTGTTGTCGCCACTTTTCTCAATCTTGAGCGGTTTTTCAGGTATCGGTCTCAAATGGCAGCCTGGTCACGGACCAAAAGCATAA
- a CDS encoding NAD-dependent succinate-semialdehyde dehydrogenase: MAYQSIYPYTGELKKTYENQSDEYVEDKLQKADALYHEWRNQPLDGRAEILHAVADNLMKHQDELAKAMVQDMGKLFGEAKAEVALSAMIANWYADNAKDLLRPQRVYTIMGDAHYEYHSTGVIMAVEPWNFPYYQVMRVFAPNFMLGNPVMFKQASSVPTTASLLEKYTLEAGAPEGSLVNLFVTYDQIEKIIADPRVSGVALTGSERAGQKIAAEAGKYLKKSTMELGGSDPFIVLDDADLDDIKKILYMARLFNAGQECTSAKRFIVTEKNYDRFLEMLKEEFSKAKMGDPMNPKTTLAPLSSKSAADDLHQQVKDAIAHGATLAYGNLDAPTPTPNGFWMPAVILTDVTRDNPAYYQEFFGPVGVVYKVADEEEAIKLANDSHYGLGGQVFAGHSKHAAEVASKIETGAVYCNNFRGSIPELQFGGVKNSGYGRELGRAGILAFANEQMIMRNPYDKIDLNHTIGGFV, translated from the coding sequence ATGGCTTATCAATCAATCTACCCATATACGGGCGAATTGAAAAAGACTTATGAAAATCAGAGTGATGAATACGTGGAAGACAAGCTGCAAAAAGCCGATGCTCTGTACCACGAATGGCGCAATCAACCACTCGACGGCCGGGCCGAGATCCTTCACGCAGTTGCGGACAATTTGATGAAGCATCAAGATGAACTGGCAAAAGCAATGGTTCAAGACATGGGGAAGCTTTTTGGCGAGGCAAAAGCTGAAGTTGCTCTGTCAGCAATGATTGCCAACTGGTATGCCGATAATGCCAAGGACTTGCTGCGGCCACAGCGCGTCTACACGATCATGGGTGACGCACACTACGAATACCATTCAACGGGGGTCATCATGGCGGTTGAGCCCTGGAACTTCCCATATTACCAAGTCATGCGCGTGTTTGCGCCTAACTTTATGCTGGGCAACCCAGTTATGTTCAAGCAGGCCAGCTCTGTTCCGACCACGGCTTCACTGTTGGAAAAGTACACCTTGGAAGCTGGCGCGCCGGAAGGATCTCTGGTTAACCTGTTCGTTACCTATGATCAGATTGAAAAAATCATTGCCGATCCACGAGTCAGCGGGGTTGCCTTGACTGGGTCTGAACGAGCGGGACAAAAGATTGCTGCTGAAGCCGGTAAGTATTTGAAGAAGAGCACGATGGAGCTGGGCGGCTCGGATCCGTTTATTGTTTTGGATGATGCTGACCTGGATGACATCAAGAAGATTCTCTACATGGCCCGGCTGTTCAATGCTGGCCAAGAATGTACCTCAGCTAAGCGGTTTATCGTTACGGAAAAGAACTACGACCGGTTCCTGGAAATGCTGAAAGAAGAATTCAGCAAGGCTAAGATGGGCGACCCGATGAACCCTAAGACGACCTTGGCACCGCTAAGTTCTAAGAGCGCGGCTGATGATCTGCACCAGCAGGTTAAAGACGCCATCGCACATGGGGCTACTCTGGCTTATGGTAATCTTGACGCGCCGACGCCAACGCCAAACGGTTTCTGGATGCCGGCTGTGATCCTGACCGACGTTACCCGCGACAATCCAGCCTACTACCAAGAATTCTTTGGTCCAGTCGGGGTTGTCTACAAGGTGGCTGACGAAGAAGAAGCCATCAAGCTGGCCAACGACTCGCACTATGGCTTGGGTGGACAAGTCTTTGCCGGTCATTCCAAGCACGCAGCCGAAGTGGCATCCAAGATTGAGACCGGTGCCGTTTACTGCAACAACTTCCGGGGCTCGATTCCTGAATTGCAGTTTGGTGGGGTCAAGAATTCCGGCTATGGTCGTGAACTAGGTCGGGCCGGGATTCTGGCGTTTGCCAATGAGCAGATGATTATGCGCAATCCATACGACAAGATCGATCTTAACCATACGATTGGCGGTTTTGTCTAG
- the asnA gene encoding aspartate--ammonia ligase: protein MSLIIPEHYDPKLSVRETEAAIRYIRETFQDEIGRELNLQRMSAPMFVEKKTGLNDNLNGVEQPVSFTMKELPGETIEVVHSLAKWKRYALKKYGFGMHEGLYTNMNAIRKDEDLDNFHSIYVDQWDWEKVIAKEERTEETLKATVKKIFKVIKHMEHEVWYKFPQAVHHLPDEIHFVTTQELEDRWPDLTPMEREDRIAKELGCVFVMKIGDKLRRSGKPHDGRAPDYDDWSLNGDIIFWYEPLDCKLEVSSMGIRVDEDAMRYQLKEAGEEARAELPFHKMLLNHELPYTIGGGIGQSRLCMLLLGKAHVGEVQASIWPEDMREKCEKAGIQLL from the coding sequence ATGAGTCTGATTATTCCAGAACACTACGATCCAAAGCTGTCAGTCCGTGAGACCGAAGCCGCTATTCGCTACATTCGTGAAACCTTCCAAGATGAGATTGGACGCGAATTGAACCTGCAGCGGATGAGTGCGCCAATGTTCGTCGAAAAGAAAACTGGTTTGAACGATAACCTGAACGGGGTAGAGCAGCCAGTTTCGTTCACGATGAAGGAACTGCCAGGCGAAACGATTGAAGTCGTTCACTCGCTGGCCAAGTGGAAACGCTATGCCTTAAAGAAGTACGGCTTTGGGATGCATGAAGGCCTCTACACCAACATGAACGCCATCCGCAAAGACGAAGATCTGGACAACTTCCACTCCATTTACGTTGACCAATGGGACTGGGAAAAGGTGATCGCTAAAGAAGAACGAACCGAAGAAACCTTAAAGGCCACGGTTAAAAAAATCTTTAAGGTTATCAAGCACATGGAACATGAAGTCTGGTACAAGTTCCCGCAAGCCGTTCACCATCTGCCAGATGAGATTCACTTCGTTACGACGCAGGAATTGGAGGATCGCTGGCCAGATCTGACGCCAATGGAACGTGAAGATCGCATTGCCAAGGAACTCGGCTGTGTCTTTGTCATGAAGATCGGTGACAAGCTGCGTCGTTCCGGCAAGCCTCATGATGGCCGCGCCCCTGACTATGATGACTGGTCTTTGAACGGCGACATTATCTTCTGGTACGAACCGCTTGACTGCAAGTTGGAAGTATCCAGCATGGGGATTCGGGTTGATGAAGATGCAATGCGCTACCAGCTTAAGGAAGCCGGCGAAGAAGCTCGTGCCGAACTGCCATTCCACAAGATGCTGTTGAACCATGAACTGCCATACACGATTGGTGGCGGGATTGGTCAGTCGCGGCTGTGCATGCTGCTGTTGGGCAAGGCACACGTTGGCGAGGTTCAGGCAAGCATCTGGCCAGAAGACATGCGTGAAAAGTGCGAAAAAGCTGGCATTCAACTGCTGTAA
- the secA2 gene encoding accessory Sec system translocase SecA2, translating to MRTTAFSFELQRARHILTKVNALAPMMREMSDQELQAQTPRMRKMLKGGKSLNSLLPMAFATAREAARRVLGMYPYDVQVIGAIVLHHGWIAEMKTGEGKTLTAALPLYLNGLTGKGAILVTPSRYLAQRDQEELSVLYEWLGLTCSLGFDPDDESGNQATVADKRKWYQADILYTTGSTLAFDYLFNNLASRPEDQYLRPYNYAIVDEADAVFLDGANSPMVVASKPELQSNLYRLTDEFVRSLEPGTDYRRSRNHKSAWLTHQGVLKAEQWFRIKGLFDDRHRELYRHISLALQAHFVQQRGHDYMVEDGEVILLDEANGRLMRGMKVNTGIQQAVEQKEGVKISDNRQAVASITYQGLFRLFNNVAGMTGTARIAADEFIDVYKMKVVQIPRHRKNIRKDHQPRVYLTTSEKLIEAIKLAEKLHQKGRPILLIAGSVENSEIVSEILLNRGIPHNLLNARNEANEAAIIKNAGQKNAVTVSTNMAGRGTDIKLGPGVAKLGGLAVIGTEMLDPRVAEQLQGRAGRQGDPGDSWFFISLEDNFVSQNSSPVIRKYYRRHIKHFNHQAKPHRLHNPRILLSLLLLRDKVMVSQRQTRARMYSYENSMRLERMAFYESRDAIMNASDYRKTALNWMEHGFDVILSKRSSWDYGHLKAMVNHWITYDDAQIPADLNYQDLAAVKGYLMRRTNEILDQIEDSIADPKQIDQFYRSALLKAMDDCWVDQVAYLGYLKTLVQPWTLLQRNPMAVYHEKAYERFKQMIDAVTQEAIRNLLLSTVALNEDGEVVVYFV from the coding sequence GTGAGAACGACGGCATTTTCATTTGAACTGCAGCGTGCCAGGCACATCCTGACCAAGGTGAATGCCTTGGCGCCAATGATGCGGGAAATGAGCGATCAAGAACTGCAGGCTCAGACCCCGCGCATGCGTAAAATGCTCAAGGGCGGCAAATCCTTAAACAGTCTGCTGCCAATGGCGTTTGCGACCGCGCGTGAGGCAGCCAGGCGCGTCTTGGGGATGTATCCTTATGACGTACAGGTGATCGGGGCCATCGTTCTTCATCATGGCTGGATTGCCGAGATGAAGACTGGGGAAGGCAAGACGCTGACCGCGGCCCTGCCTCTTTATCTCAACGGTTTAACCGGCAAAGGAGCAATTTTGGTAACGCCCAGTCGCTATCTGGCTCAGCGTGACCAAGAAGAATTAAGCGTCCTGTATGAATGGCTGGGATTGACCTGCAGTCTTGGTTTTGATCCCGATGATGAGTCGGGCAATCAGGCAACCGTTGCCGACAAGCGAAAATGGTATCAAGCCGATATTCTGTACACGACCGGCAGCACACTGGCGTTTGACTATCTGTTCAATAATCTGGCTTCACGGCCCGAAGATCAATATCTGCGACCTTACAACTATGCGATCGTTGATGAGGCCGACGCGGTGTTTTTAGACGGGGCCAATTCGCCAATGGTGGTTGCCAGCAAACCGGAACTGCAGTCAAATCTTTATCGCTTGACTGACGAGTTTGTGCGCAGTCTGGAGCCAGGAACCGACTATCGCCGCAGCCGGAACCATAAATCGGCCTGGCTGACTCATCAAGGTGTTTTAAAAGCGGAGCAGTGGTTCAGAATTAAAGGTCTTTTTGATGACCGGCACCGTGAATTGTATCGACACATCAGTCTGGCTCTGCAGGCGCATTTCGTTCAGCAGCGTGGGCACGACTATATGGTTGAGGATGGCGAAGTGATCTTGCTGGATGAGGCGAATGGCCGTTTAATGCGCGGAATGAAGGTCAACACCGGGATTCAGCAGGCCGTTGAACAAAAAGAGGGCGTCAAGATTTCTGATAATCGGCAGGCCGTTGCTTCAATTACCTATCAAGGCCTGTTTCGGCTGTTTAACAACGTTGCTGGAATGACGGGGACTGCTCGCATTGCAGCCGATGAGTTTATTGACGTCTACAAGATGAAAGTCGTCCAGATCCCGCGGCACCGTAAAAACATTCGTAAAGATCATCAGCCGCGCGTCTATCTTACGACCAGCGAAAAACTGATTGAAGCGATCAAGCTAGCCGAAAAGCTGCATCAAAAAGGGCGGCCGATTTTGCTGATTGCCGGTTCGGTTGAAAACTCGGAAATCGTTTCTGAGATTCTGCTCAACCGCGGGATTCCGCATAACCTGCTGAATGCACGTAACGAAGCCAACGAAGCCGCGATTATTAAAAACGCGGGACAAAAAAATGCCGTAACCGTGTCAACCAACATGGCGGGGCGCGGTACCGACATTAAGCTTGGCCCAGGCGTTGCCAAATTGGGCGGTCTGGCCGTAATTGGTACTGAAATGCTTGATCCGCGCGTTGCTGAGCAGCTGCAGGGGCGAGCCGGCCGCCAAGGAGATCCGGGCGACAGCTGGTTTTTCATTTCGCTGGAAGACAATTTTGTTTCGCAAAACAGCAGTCCCGTGATTCGCAAATACTATCGCCGCCACATCAAACATTTCAACCACCAGGCCAAGCCTCACCGTCTGCACAATCCTCGTATTTTGCTGTCGCTGCTGCTTTTACGTGATAAGGTCATGGTCAGTCAGCGCCAGACCCGCGCGCGAATGTACAGTTATGAGAACAGTATGCGCTTGGAGCGAATGGCTTTTTATGAATCGCGGGATGCCATCATGAACGCTAGTGACTATCGCAAGACCGCGCTTAACTGGATGGAACACGGTTTTGACGTAATTTTAAGCAAGCGTTCAAGCTGGGATTATGGTCATTTAAAGGCAATGGTTAATCATTGGATAACTTATGATGATGCCCAGATTCCTGCTGACTTGAACTATCAGGATCTAGCAGCGGTCAAAGGTTATCTGATGCGCCGGACCAATGAGATTTTAGATCAGATTGAAGACTCAATTGCTGATCCCAAGCAGATTGATCAGTTTTATCGTTCAGCACTGCTTAAGGCAATGGATGACTGCTGGGTTGACCAGGTGGCCTATCTTGGCTATTTAAAAACGCTGGTCCAGCCGTGGACGCTGCTGCAGCGCAATCCAATGGCAGTCTATCATGAAAAGGCGTATGAACGTTTCAAACAAATGATTGATGCGGTTACTCAAGAAGCGATTCGCAACCTGTTGTTAAGTACGGTAGCCTTGAATGAAGATGGAGAGGTTGTTGTATATTTCGTTTAG
- the asp3 gene encoding accessory Sec system protein Asp3, with amino-acid sequence MRIINYIYWLPQNDTTYRYGSRIDAYDNQVIHFENEWMAPGRAMISWYSAVNYQASRFVPQLPILRGGVEYRIKAKYIAKPADSVMLRIIFYDIQGEIIDQKIAHGCQLNFTYPYAATRYEVQLINGGCRSITFWRLELTHAFTEQTGNLMFYAPKKIDQKQPINIMLLRSLRTAMIPSEEIKKSHDVPNLSLMVVAWQEIDQVDSELLTYFENLKERRINFISTAHRLNPVVRKLVKKSPYWRGWLIDADVMLTDYRLSNYEMTGSEGHFFKHLELVPIQETLNQIKDELKR; translated from the coding sequence ATGCGAATTATCAACTATATCTACTGGCTGCCGCAAAATGACACCACCTATCGTTATGGCTCACGAATCGATGCCTACGATAATCAGGTGATCCATTTTGAAAACGAGTGGATGGCACCAGGACGAGCAATGATTTCGTGGTATTCAGCGGTTAACTATCAAGCCAGCCGTTTCGTGCCCCAGCTGCCGATTCTGCGTGGCGGGGTCGAGTATCGCATCAAGGCCAAGTATATTGCCAAGCCGGCTGATTCGGTAATGCTGCGAATCATTTTTTATGATATCCAAGGCGAGATTATCGACCAGAAAATCGCGCATGGCTGTCAGCTCAACTTTACCTATCCGTATGCGGCGACTCGTTATGAGGTGCAGCTGATCAATGGCGGCTGTCGTTCAATTACCTTTTGGCGGCTGGAACTCACGCATGCCTTTACTGAACAGACTGGCAATCTGATGTTTTATGCCCCTAAAAAAATCGATCAAAAACAGCCAATCAACATTATGCTGCTGCGCTCACTTAGAACGGCAATGATTCCCAGTGAAGAAATCAAGAAAAGTCATGACGTGCCGAACCTTTCCTTGATGGTGGTTGCCTGGCAGGAGATCGATCAGGTTGACAGTGAGTTGCTGACTTATTTTGAAAATCTGAAAGAACGTCGCATAAACTTTATCAGTACGGCTCATCGTTTAAATCCGGTCGTGCGCAAATTGGTTAAGAAAAGCCCTTATTGGCGAGGATGGCTGATTGACGCGGATGTCATGCTGACTGATTATCGGCTGAGCAATTATGAAATGACCGGCAGTGAGGGCCATTTCTTTAAGCACTTGGAATTAGTACCAATTCAAGAGACGCTGAATCAGATTAAAGATGAATTAAAGAGGTGA
- the asp2 gene encoding accessory Sec system protein Asp2 — MHVLKLNVLQLGKNNWQTAYQIPAALNWYFNDLSCLDDPKARLQLIIISESVALAPADWQLLQQRTDPYNVIQTVDLAIEDDHLAAFLQKMAARQLTMPIQEFINNIEHYYFVGQQGISLTPAALMFDSKFRDMIHYEDSSCVEMQIHTPDWQPLASSRKNIYVDPGRQLEVWPQFQKDADVELKYRFAVVYGEKRRVFEFTEEQLKSPQIVDTKISNDHQYITMAIYVRGYGRLSLGNVEYRWTRYGLGTYLNGGQSLVDPKTREELAYYFNPGDLKPPLCVYFAGYHSKKSFEGYFMMRRLNAPYLLITDSRLEGGQFYTGEYFNQAIPKVIDQYLQKLGFTRQQLILSGISMGTYGALKFGALMGVHEVIAAKPLVHLDSIATRSRLARPDEFETAFDIKRAIEADGQVVDDEMLLRLMDQQDLTKTNFSIAYMENDDYDPTAFADLSRHLLTRANRLNSYSLPGRHNDDSAGMLQWFLMRYRQILQHDFGR, encoded by the coding sequence GTGCACGTTTTGAAGCTTAACGTTTTACAGCTTGGAAAAAATAATTGGCAGACGGCTTATCAGATTCCAGCTGCTTTAAACTGGTATTTTAACGATCTAAGTTGTTTAGATGACCCTAAAGCCCGACTGCAGCTGATAATCATTTCAGAATCCGTCGCCTTGGCACCGGCTGACTGGCAACTTTTACAGCAGCGCACCGATCCATATAACGTCATTCAGACTGTGGATTTGGCGATTGAAGACGATCATCTGGCAGCCTTTCTGCAAAAAATGGCGGCGCGGCAGCTGACTATGCCGATTCAAGAGTTTATCAACAATATTGAGCATTACTATTTTGTTGGTCAGCAGGGGATTAGTCTGACACCGGCGGCATTGATGTTTGACAGTAAGTTTCGCGATATGATCCATTATGAGGATTCATCTTGCGTGGAGATGCAGATTCATACGCCGGATTGGCAGCCACTGGCCAGTTCACGCAAGAATATCTACGTTGATCCGGGTCGTCAATTGGAAGTCTGGCCCCAGTTTCAAAAAGATGCCGATGTGGAGCTGAAATATCGATTTGCCGTTGTTTATGGCGAGAAGCGGCGCGTTTTTGAATTTACCGAAGAGCAGCTCAAGAGTCCGCAGATCGTTGACACAAAGATTTCCAACGATCATCAATACATTACGATGGCCATCTATGTCCGCGGCTATGGTCGGTTAAGTCTGGGCAACGTAGAGTATCGGTGGACGCGCTATGGCCTGGGAACTTATCTGAATGGGGGGCAGAGCTTAGTCGATCCCAAGACGAGAGAGGAACTGGCCTACTACTTTAATCCTGGTGATCTTAAACCGCCGCTATGCGTATACTTTGCCGGTTATCACTCCAAAAAAAGCTTTGAAGGATATTTTATGATGCGTCGCTTAAATGCGCCATATCTGCTGATTACCGATTCCCGGCTGGAAGGTGGCCAGTTTTATACGGGCGAGTATTTTAATCAAGCCATCCCTAAAGTAATCGATCAGTATCTGCAGAAGCTGGGCTTTACTCGTCAGCAGCTGATTCTATCGGGAATCTCAATGGGAACGTATGGTGCGCTTAAGTTTGGCGCTTTGATGGGCGTGCATGAGGTGATTGCGGCTAAGCCATTGGTGCATCTGGATTCAATTGCTACGCGCAGTCGTCTGGCCCGTCCCGATGAATTTGAGACGGCATTTGATATCAAGCGCGCCATTGAGGCAGATGGACAGGTTGTTGATGATGAGATGCTTTTGCGGCTGATGGATCAGCAAGACCTGACCAAAACCAATTTCAGTATTGCCTATATGGAAAACGATGATTATGATCCCACGGCTTTTGCTGATTTAAGCCGCCATTTGCTGACTCGGGCCAATCGCTTGAACAGCTATAGTCTGCCTGGACGTCACAATGATGACAGCGCGGGAATGCTGCAATGGTTTTTGATGCGCTATCGTCAGATTCTGCAGCATGATTTTGGGAGGTGA
- the asp1 gene encoding accessory Sec system protein Asp1 encodes MKYFVPSWHLDIGDWASTQQNITFDDAIGNMRIMNHADEDYGLIIGDYKPQLITQLNAEGVAPTDTLAAFDWIQDTALQDNSRIVDIQDFNWPKGTYFEYGPFSVDAICNDEHIARLLFNNIGQILRIERWQNGYHQEDIIMDTRGFVSSIQTFDKQNQLQKTIFFNLHGEWRVIEDAQTGRCHINSRYQGDFTQSDYASRHDLINEAIANLIQKRLDKDSDQIVLTADDQQIIDLKQFNGFKTIIQASQWHANDRFWEPMNGRTDLTIVTDSEAADRHVHKIMGDQIETYLLPTFASQFSLGHSDEYTTQTILLFVSEQTTTLNLRKGLAQLMEMVDQNQNSERLQIAAYDEQLLSQARQIAQEIAQNHPRLLIDPEEEQMTSNPDLVDKDIDPRMGKQQHWQPIPIYTKRIVQTTDLLQLLDQVRVVVDLGNNPDSYVQMASISVGLPQINLIKTDLIRDHENGLLLANVADLTAALQFYLGSMENWNRARVDAVQQINNYSGKRILHNWQLLWKRCARFEA; translated from the coding sequence ATGAAGTATTTTGTTCCGTCTTGGCATCTTGATATTGGCGACTGGGCCTCCACTCAGCAAAATATTACCTTTGATGATGCAATTGGCAATATGCGAATCATGAATCACGCTGATGAAGATTATGGCTTGATCATTGGGGACTATAAGCCACAATTGATTACCCAGTTGAATGCAGAAGGGGTTGCGCCGACTGATACGCTGGCGGCCTTCGATTGGATTCAAGATACTGCTTTGCAAGACAACAGCCGAATCGTGGATATCCAGGACTTCAACTGGCCTAAGGGAACCTATTTTGAGTATGGACCGTTCAGTGTAGACGCTATTTGTAATGATGAACATATCGCACGTCTTTTGTTCAATAATATTGGTCAGATTCTGCGGATTGAGCGGTGGCAAAACGGCTATCATCAAGAAGATATCATTATGGATACGCGTGGCTTTGTCTCAAGCATCCAAACGTTTGATAAACAGAACCAGCTGCAAAAAACGATCTTCTTTAATCTGCATGGTGAGTGGCGCGTAATTGAGGATGCCCAAACCGGTCGCTGTCATATCAATTCACGGTATCAGGGTGATTTTACCCAGTCAGATTATGCCAGCCGTCACGATTTGATCAATGAAGCAATTGCCAATTTGATCCAAAAACGACTTGATAAAGATAGCGACCAGATCGTCTTAACGGCTGATGATCAGCAAATAATTGACTTAAAACAGTTTAATGGTTTTAAAACGATTATTCAGGCGAGTCAGTGGCATGCCAATGATCGCTTTTGGGAGCCGATGAATGGACGAACTGATTTAACGATCGTCACGGATTCAGAGGCTGCAGATCGCCATGTACATAAAATCATGGGCGATCAAATTGAGACCTATCTGCTGCCAACGTTTGCCTCACAGTTTAGTCTTGGTCATAGCGATGAATACACGACCCAGACGATTCTGCTGTTTGTCAGTGAGCAGACGACAACGTTGAATTTAAGAAAAGGCTTAGCTCAGCTCATGGAAATGGTTGATCAAAATCAAAACAGCGAGCGGCTGCAGATTGCGGCCTATGATGAGCAGTTATTGAGTCAGGCTCGCCAAATCGCTCAAGAAATCGCTCAGAACCATCCCCGGCTTTTGATCGATCCAGAAGAAGAGCAGATGACGTCCAATCCGGATTTGGTTGATAAAGATATTGACCCACGGATGGGAAAACAGCAGCATTGGCAGCCAATACCGATCTACACCAAAAGAATCGTACAGACGACCGACCTGCTGCAGCTGTTAGATCAAGTCCGAGTAGTCGTGGATCTGGGCAACAACCCGGATTCATACGTTCAGATGGCTTCAATCAGCGTTGGTCTGCCACAGATCAATCTGATCAAAACCGACTTGATAAGAGATCATGAAAATGGCTTGCTGCTTGCCAACGTTGCTGATCTAACCGCAGCTCTGCAGTTTTATTTGGGCAGCATGGAGAACTGGAATCGAGCGCGGGTTGACGCGGTTCAGCAGATCAACAACTATTCAGGAAAACGGATTTTGCATAATTGGCAATTGCTTTGGAAGAGGTGTGCACGTTTTGAAGCTTAA